One stretch of Chitinophaga pendula DNA includes these proteins:
- a CDS encoding winged helix-turn-helix domain-containing protein, which produces MNPIGNLNKIFESRIRLGVMSILMVNEEINFNDLKQMLEVTDGNLASHLNTLEENGFLKVHKGFIGRKTNTTYSITKAGEKAFKSHLAALEEMLKFMQ; this is translated from the coding sequence ATGAACCCGATAGGTAATCTGAATAAAATATTCGAAAGTCGTATACGCCTCGGTGTAATGAGTATCCTCATGGTCAATGAAGAGATCAACTTCAACGACCTCAAACAAATGCTGGAAGTCACCGACGGCAATCTCGCCTCCCACCTCAACACCCTGGAAGAAAATGGCTTCCTCAAAGTGCACAAAGGTTTCATAGGACGCAAGACCAATACCACCTACTCCATCACCAAAGCCGGCGAAAAAGCCTTCAAAAGCCACCTCGCCGCACTCGAAGAAATGCTCAAATTCATGCAGTAA
- the creD gene encoding cell envelope integrity protein CreD: MDTTQLPGKNNFFQKYGYAVKAVLIGVLVLMLLIPTVMIMAIINERESRHNEAAAEISDRWAKEQTITGPVLIIPYIIKPVSVADSTVRQENRLSYAYFLPETLDINGNILPEIRKRGIYQVPVYNSNIRLSGSFKPLSSADQTIPTEVLITKDAYLVIGVSDMRGIGNQVQLQWNGQPLAFNPGTAGGNLFTNGIQAKVPVTVTDSGNVHFSVNIALKGSGQISFSPVGKTTRLQMASSWNSPSFAGAFLPEKHQIDDKGFNASWLVTNMNRSFPQSWQLNDKYDIHSADFGVKLYMSVDGYQKSMRAVKYAILIIGLTFLVFYFIELLQHQSVHPLQYILIGLALCIFYTLLIALAEQLGFNIAYLIAASLTIGLVTLYTASVFTNKWTSFGIGGAMLTLYGFIFIIIRSEDQALLMGSLGLFIILAIVMFFSRKIKWDTLGARI, encoded by the coding sequence ATGGATACCACTCAACTCCCAGGCAAAAACAACTTCTTCCAAAAATACGGCTACGCCGTCAAAGCAGTACTCATAGGCGTCCTCGTCCTCATGCTACTCATCCCCACCGTCATGATCATGGCAATCATCAACGAACGGGAATCCCGCCACAACGAAGCAGCCGCAGAAATAAGCGACCGCTGGGCCAAAGAACAAACCATAACCGGTCCTGTACTGATCATTCCCTATATTATCAAACCTGTATCTGTAGCTGACAGCACGGTACGGCAGGAAAATAGGCTCAGCTATGCCTATTTCCTGCCCGAAACGCTGGACATCAACGGCAACATCCTCCCCGAAATCAGAAAACGGGGCATCTATCAGGTGCCCGTCTATAACTCCAACATCCGCCTCTCCGGTTCCTTCAAACCCCTCTCCTCCGCCGATCAAACCATACCGACAGAAGTCCTCATTACCAAAGATGCCTACCTCGTCATCGGCGTATCCGATATGAGAGGTATCGGTAACCAGGTACAACTGCAATGGAATGGACAACCTCTCGCCTTCAACCCCGGCACCGCCGGCGGTAACCTCTTCACCAATGGCATACAGGCCAAAGTACCCGTAACCGTCACCGACAGCGGCAATGTCCACTTCTCCGTGAATATCGCCCTCAAAGGCTCCGGACAAATATCCTTCTCCCCCGTCGGCAAAACCACCCGCCTGCAAATGGCCTCCTCCTGGAACAGCCCCAGCTTCGCAGGCGCCTTCCTGCCGGAAAAACACCAGATCGACGATAAAGGATTCAACGCCTCCTGGCTCGTCACCAACATGAACCGCAGCTTCCCGCAATCCTGGCAACTGAATGATAAATACGATATCCACTCCGCCGACTTCGGCGTCAAATTATACATGTCCGTAGATGGATACCAGAAATCAATGAGAGCCGTTAAATACGCCATCCTCATCATCGGCCTCACCTTCCTGGTATTCTACTTCATCGAACTACTCCAACATCAATCCGTACACCCGCTACAATACATCCTCATCGGCCTCGCCTTGTGTATCTTCTATACGTTACTCATCGCCCTGGCCGAACAACTGGGCTTTAACATCGCATACCTCATCGCCGCCAGCCTCACCATCGGCCTCGTTACCTTGTACACCGCCAGCGTGTTCACCAACAAATGGACATCCTTCGGCATAGGTGGCGCCATGCTCACCCTCTATGGATTCATCTTTATCATCATCCGCTCCGAAGATCAGGCCCTCCTCATGGGTAGCCTCGGACTGTTCATCATCCTGGCCATCGTCATGTTCTTCAGCCGCAAAATAAAATGGGATACCCTCGGAGCCCGCATATAA
- a CDS encoding diacylglycerol kinase family protein — protein MSQPKNKYLSQRINSFKYAFQGIAAFLQSEPHARLHAIATVAVIAAGCWCKLPAKDWINILIVIGLVWTTEMFNTVVEKIMDHLSPDYHPKVKWIKDVAAGAVLVAAIIAAAVGAIIFIPLL, from the coding sequence ATGTCTCAGCCTAAAAATAAATACCTGTCTCAGCGTATCAACAGCTTTAAGTATGCCTTTCAGGGTATCGCTGCCTTCCTTCAGTCCGAACCACATGCCCGCCTGCATGCCATCGCCACCGTCGCCGTCATCGCCGCAGGCTGCTGGTGCAAACTACCCGCCAAAGACTGGATCAACATCCTCATCGTCATCGGGCTGGTATGGACCACCGAAATGTTCAACACCGTCGTCGAAAAGATCATGGACCACCTCTCCCCCGACTATCACCCGAAAGTCAAATGGATTAAGGATGTTGCCGCCGGAGCAGTATTGGTAGCCGCTATCATCGCCGCCGCCGTAGGTGCGATCATATTTATCCCGCTACTATGA
- a CDS encoding DUF1361 domain-containing protein, which translates to MKSLQTNLLLIERRIRRGDTMPVLLLSIGFSLVLLLARIGITGTMQYSGLLWNLFLAWVPYGITSWMQRFEHYKSRNGFKTLRIVAVIWWMLFLPNAPYILTDLYHLPQGGAPMWFDLFLILSFAWNGLWLGYLSLRYMEQRWTDRYPDKPLLLFTFPVLILCGLGVYVGRYLRWNTWDVLTDPFMIIRTLSDIIFHPIQNIDVWAFSCCMAVFMTIIRLVISARKA; encoded by the coding sequence ATGAAATCACTACAAACAAACTTGCTGTTAATAGAACGCCGCATCAGAAGAGGCGATACCATGCCCGTCCTGCTCCTGTCTATCGGCTTTAGCCTCGTCCTGCTCCTGGCCCGTATCGGCATCACAGGCACCATGCAATACAGCGGGCTGCTCTGGAACCTCTTCCTAGCCTGGGTACCCTATGGTATCACCTCCTGGATGCAACGGTTCGAACACTATAAATCCCGCAACGGCTTCAAAACACTTCGCATCGTCGCCGTCATATGGTGGATGCTGTTCCTGCCCAACGCCCCCTACATCCTCACCGATCTATACCACCTCCCCCAGGGCGGTGCCCCCATGTGGTTCGATCTCTTCCTCATCCTCTCCTTCGCCTGGAACGGCCTCTGGCTCGGATATCTCTCCCTCCGCTATATGGAACAACGCTGGACAGATCGTTACCCTGACAAACCACTACTGCTCTTCACCTTCCCCGTACTCATACTCTGCGGCCTCGGCGTATACGTAGGCAGATACCTCCGCTGGAATACCTGGGACGTCCTCACAGACCCCTTCATGATCATCCGCACCCTAAGCGATATCATATTCCATCCCATCCAAAACATCGACGTATGGGCCTTCTCCTGCTGCATGGCCGTATTTATGACCATCATCAGGCTGGTTATATCCGCCCGCAAAGCCTGA